In the genome of Lathyrus oleraceus cultivar Zhongwan6 chromosome 4, CAAS_Psat_ZW6_1.0, whole genome shotgun sequence, the window AATATACATAAATGCTAAAAtgtcctagttttgacatcatacaaaacaatTCTAATAGGAAGGTGCACTCATAATGTTAGGATACTTTAAATGCTCAGAAGTCTATAGAGTGTACAACACTGAAACACGAATTGTTGAGGAATTAATTCATGTTAAgtttgatgataagcttgaccttgaaaagtcaaagctagttgacAGGTTTGCATATTTGGAGATTAGCTACTCATACTTTGAAGGCAAGGAATCTGAAGTGAAATACTCTGAAAGCACTCAACACAAAATTGTTCAATCAGAATCAAAAGTTGTTGACACGACAGAGCCTCTAAGGAATCATAGGCAAAGATCTTCTCATCTTGAGGAATTGATTCTGGGAGTTAAGATAGAACCCGCCAGAACCAGATCCTCATTCAAACCATCTGACGAAATTCATATGGGTTTTGTGTCCTTTATAGAACCTACTTCCATTGATGAAGCACTTCTTGAACATATTGGATTTTGGAAATGCAAGATGAATTAAATCAATTCTCCAGAAATAATGTGTGGGATCTTGTGCCAAGACCCAAAGGAACTCATGTTATTAGAACAAAATGGGTTTCATATATAAGTTGAATGAGCAAGCAGAAGCGGTAAGGAACAAAGGTAGACTTCTtgcacaaggttatagtcaacaagaaggaattTATTATATTAAAACCTTTGCACCAGTGGTCGGGTTAGAATCTATTTGTCTCCTAATTTCATTTGTAGTAAATCAGAAAATCATTTTATATtagatggatgttaagagtgcatttctgaatggttacATTATAGAGGAAGTTTATCTACATCAACCTTATGGTTTTGAAAATCATAAAAATCCTAATTTTGTTTACAAACTCAAAAAATCTTTGaatggtctaaaacaagctcctagaaCATGGTATGGGAGACGACGCAATTTTCTTTTGCAAAATGATTTTacaagagggaaggttgatacaaaTTTGTTTTGTAAACCATTCAAAAATTATATTTAATTGTGCAAATTTATATTGATGATATTAGTTTGGGTTATGTTAATGCTACTCTTTGCAAGGAATTTTCTAAGTCTATGTAAGAAGAATTTGAGATGAGATTGATGGAAGAACTAAAGTTATTTCTAGGGACTCAAATCAACCAAAGTTTAGAAGGAACATGCATCAATTAGAGCAATTACACAAGGGAACTTTTAAAGAAGTTTGACTTATCGGATTGCAAACCagcaaagactccaatgcatccaacatgcattctgGAAAAAGATGAAAGCAAACAGGTTGGACAAAAGGTATACATAGGTATGATTGGTTATGTCTTATACTTGACCACTTCTAGGCCTGGCATTTTATTCGGTGTGTGCTTATGTGCTAGATTCtaatcagatcctagagaatctcatttaacagttgTTAAGAGGATCTTTAGATATCTGAAAGGTACTATTAACCTTGGCTTAATTTATAGAAAATATAAAGAATACAAGTTAGTAGGTTATTGTGATGTTGACTATGCTAGAGATAGACTAGAAAGAAATAGCACCAATGTTATCAGTTTCTTGGTGATAATATTATTTCATGGTCTAAAAAGAGACGGTTAACAATAGCATTGCCAACAGCATAACCTAAATATATTGCAACATTTGAATGCAACACTCAGATACTCTAGACGAAAAGTCAGCTAGAAGAATATCAACTttatgagagtaacattcatattctttgtgataatacttatgcaATTTGTTTATTTAAGAATCCTATGTTGCATTCCAGAGATAAGCACATTGAAATTAAACACCATTTTATAAGGGATTATGTTCAGAAGGGTATTATCaatttaaaatttatagatacagaccatcaattggttgatatcttcacaaaaccccttgctgaagatagattcatTTTTATTCTGGAAGTTTTGaaaatggaattttgtccaaaTAAAACAATTTAAATGTGCATAGACTCTGGAGAGTCAAAATAAGACTTTGAAGATAACTTGACTCTGAACTAGTTTGAAGTTAGAAGGCTCTATGGGTCAGAAGGTCCTGAGTCAGAACCCATCTGGAAATTTCTATCTTATGGACTTTGAGTGTTAAAATTAATGGTGGAAATCAAGTGTTGTTTTGTGTGGCTCTAAAGTAAGACATGTGTCCTACATTAAGCCATTTGAAACATTTGAAGTGACCCCTTGGGATACTCTATTTCTTGGGTATAGAaaaaaattcatttcattcaCTCCCTTTGTCAGTTTGCGTGTTTTAAAAAACTATTTATTCAAATCCACCTTTACTCACTTCTCACATACAACGTAACTCTCACTACTCCCACTTGAATATTTTCAACCCTAAAAATCCATAAAACTTCTATGACCATTCAATAAAACCCGACTAAAATGGTTGAAAACTTCTCTAAAACCTCTCTATCAAAACCAATTAGTGAGATGAGTATCATAAACAAGCATTTAGGAAAGGATCGGTTATTGTTACTCAAAAAACATTATAAGATTCATAATCATTTCAAAAGCAAGCAAAATCACGGCAAAAGATTACAATCCTTATACTACATTTGTAGGCCAACACACATTCTAAGGAAGGTCTTATAGTCCTCATCAGTATATGAGCCACTATATTCAGTTggtttcttcttcttcttgagGTTCTTCATCTTTGAAACTGAATTTCTTCCTACCATAGAAGCTCTGACAGCTAAACCAGCTTGCATTGTTGCACCTTCTGAGGTTTTAAGCCTATCATCATTGTGTTTCTTCTCAATGTCATTGAGCTTACAAATAGCCTTGCTTACTTCTTTGTAGGAACCCCTCTTAGAGTTCTCTGAATAATTGTTCATGTCAAAGAGATAGATGGAGAAGAAATGGAGAATAAATGGAAAAGATGGTACTATGATCTTGATTGTAACGAAACCTCCCTTACATAGAGAGTTTTGGAATAAAGAAAAATTTGCTTTATTAAATGTGCTCTTATGGACAAAGGAGAAAGGGATAATTTTTGGTCTTCAAGCACATCTTCCCAAGTTTAAATGCTACTGAAATAGACCAACTCGAGAATTGAAGTGACGTTATTGACCATTCTAGCCATATTACctctattttatttttctataTTGATTCTTTTTATGATGTGTCCCTTCAAAAATCTTTTTAAAGTTGTTTATTATTTGTTTTTTCAATGTTGTGTAATAATGTCTTCTGACAAGCATTCTATGTAGTGTGCCTTGTTATAAACATTATTACTAAGGTTCTTCTAGGTGATTGTTGAGTCACCTTTCATTTCTACTCTCAAACCTATTTATTTCTTGGCTTTTCAACTCCTCTTTGCACCCTACTTAAATTCCTTTTTACCTTTCAGTCCTCATTATCTCTTGCGTCTTCTCAAAATCGTTTCTGAAAGTTTGTCTTCCTTTATCTCTACTTTAAACCCATAAATGGCTTATAGCACTTTCCTTGGTGAAGAAAATCATGTGTCAATCATTTATGATAAGTTTGTTGATTTCGCTGAGCTAAAGGATCAAGGTTTTAATCTCTTTGATGTTGTCACCTCTTAACAATAGGGCAAGTACTTCGACATGCTATTTGGAACCATTTATCTTATTCTTGTAAAAGAATTCTGAATAAATGCTTCCAGTAAGCATATTGGACAGGATGTTTTAAGAATCAAATCCAATTTCTTTGGAATCCCAATTATCATCACTCTTTCTCTCATTGCTAAAACAATAAATTGTAAGGATATTGGTGTTTATGTTGATCAGTACAAAAGGAGTAGTCCTTTTACCACTCTCATTCCTAAGTGGATTCTTGCTAACTTTGATAAGCCGACAAGTACCTCCTCTCTCTTTCCCATGGCAAAAATATGGCACCAACTTTTACCACTCTCATTCCTAAACTGTAGACGCACTTTAAACCAAAGAAAGAAAGAAATGTGTGTTTAAATGAAAGTGAAGCATCTCGATTACCAAGTCAACGACGCTTCTGCAAGAATCTATCCAGAATGACTCTAATAAAGACTCTGATAATTCAAACCTCTGAAGTCTCAGAACTCTGAACTCTATAGACTATGAAGTCTCATTTTTACCAGATTCTAAAGACAGACTATAAACTCTATTCAAGCTTCATCAACTTAAATATGAAGCCTTTGACTACAAGTTAATGACTAAAAGTCAATTAGTGTAATAAGAACACATGGAAAGAGTACAATTAGTACAATATCAAATATATTTTCCACTACCCTGAAGATCAAGAAAAAGGATTATACTATTGCACCAACGTAGTTCCTATTATCTCATCCTCGCCCACTTTTAGTTAGTATTCTCAAGAAGTTTTTGACAGGTTGTCATTGAGTTTGTAATCAAAATTTTGATTTGTGGATTAAGTCTTTATTGAGAAAGTTAAATCACTTAGGTCAGTGAATTGGACGTAGCTTAGTTGACAACGAACCAGAATAAAAATAATTGTGTCTTTTATCTTTGTTGAatatttgttgtttgtgttattgGGTAGCAAAATAGTGTTAATCTAGAAACTCAATTCAAACTaccatttcttgtgtttgtttaaCCCCCAAGTATATGATCGACGGTGACAATGTGATATTCTTGGAGTGGTTTATCTTCAAatgaaatatattatttatgGTAAAGTATGATAGTTTTTGAACTATGATTGTCAGTGAAGACAATGTGAAAGTTCTTGGAGTTGTGCAGTTTCAAGTAACTATACTTTTTATGGTGAAGTATGATTGTCAATGAAGACAATGAAatctaatgtattatttttaatcaaTGTGAAGATTGTTcgggttggttgaaaatatacatgttgaagaagtctCACATTGCTTAGTGTTGTAATGAAAGAGGGAGTCCAAGACTATATAAAGGATTAAGTTCTTTGTTACAAGACGCACCGGTGAAAAGCAATTTAAGCTTGTATTGAATTTTTTTATATCTTCTCTTATACTCTTGTTTTAGAGTGTTGCGAGATATAGTTAAATATTTGATTTGGGGGAGTGTGGGTGTGCTAGGGGTCGTCGGATGGTTGAGGGTAAATTTTGTGCTGTAATAGTTTTCACATAATGTTAATTTTTGGTTGTCATTTGACAATGATCGTAGTTTTTTCTCTAATTTTTTAGTTTTCACGTTATGTCCTTGTGTTGTAATTGTGTCTATTATTTTTCTTTATGTCGGTTTTTTTCCAATAATTGGTTTAAAGAGCCTTGGTGGCTCGATGAGGGAGCGAGAGTGGAGCCTAGTGTGGATCAAGGCTAATGATGTGGGTGACTCACACTTATGGGAGAGATTGTTGGATTTTAAGTGTGAAAGTGCTAAAGTCTCATATCGACTAGGAATAGAGGAAATGTTGACATGTACCTTCATTGCCTTAAGGTCTCTTGGATCCCTAATGTTTAGCACATTAACACTTCCGGGCGAGCCTGGACTCCCCAACATGAATATCATTTACATGCAACTCTAGAGACTAATCTCTCGAGTCGAAGGAACTATCATGGACCACAAAGTTCGAATTCAGGATCTCTGATTTGAACTATAGAGATAATTTATGTGTGTTTATGAATGGGTCCAAACTCATAACCTCTAATTAAGTTGGAAGAGATCTCTTATCATTTTGTCATGTTTAAAACTATTTATTAATTTGTTGACCGCATATTTTATCACTTTCAATAAATAAATTTGATGATCAATCTAAAAGACACATTTACTTGTTTATCCTTTTGGCATGCACCGCATAATCCATGTTTTTCAAAACGCGGGTTTGGCAAACCGATTACTaaatttttttagagatacttctaAGGGAGTTACAATTGGCACCCTCTTAGCAAGGTATGTAATCATATGATATTTGTTTTCCAAATTGATCCAAAGAAAATTGATGAGGCACTCATTGGTAAACATTGATCTCTTGCTATACAAGAAAAGTTAAATTAATTTGAAAGAAAGTGTTTGAAAATTCGTTCCCAAAAAGCTCGAGTTAATCAAGTGAATGGGACCCGTTCAATCTTTCACAACAAGCTTGATGAAAGTAAAAAAGTTTAGAGGAACAAAGCAAGACTTATTGAAAAAGAACACAAGTACAGATTTTGATAAAACTTATGCTCATGTACCTCGATTATATGCCATAAGGATGCTTTTAGATCACTCTTACATCATGAATTTTAAACTCTTCAAAATGGAAGTAAATATATGTTCTTAAAAAATTACATTCAAGAAATGTTTGTTGATCAACTTTACTTCAAACTTCTAAAGCATGGTATGATCGTCTAAGCAAATTTCTACTTGAGAACAAGTTTAAGAGAGATCAAGTTGATAAAATTATTTTCAACAAAAAGTTTAATCATGAAATTTTATTTGTTCAAATTTATTTGGATGATATTAAATCCGGTGCTACATAGGCAGGTTTAAACTAAATTAGGGTGTACCTCGAGCATATGGCGTAGAAAGAAACAAATGAATCATTCATTATAAAATGGATTGGAGTATTACATGTAAAATATAATTTAAAACTTAAAACAGGTTTTGATTCATAgatttgtttttccttttgttttggACAAAATTTAGTACTGAAAACAAGCAAAAAGAAAAGTATCCGATTTGCTTAAAAAGTATAACCTAACCTCATCAACAAAAAAGTATGAGAGATACTAGTTGATTAGAACTTGATATAAAGAATTGGATAATACTACATAGTAAATAAACCGGCTGCAATTTAGTAAACCGGGCATTCAAAATCTAAAAGTTGgatttacaaaaaaaaattaacatTTGATTTCATCTAAATCTTCCTCAACAAACCTAAGGTACATTAGGCAGAAGAATGCAGAAAGGGTAGGTGTGAGAAGTAAAGTCGGTGTGTAGGTAGAAGGCAAGGCGTTCCACAAACAACCACTCCTTTACCAGGATGTAATGTAAAGCcaattttatttctttttcttccCCTGCCACAAAACAAATCTTCTTTAGTGAAATAACATTTATAATCAAGATGATGGAATATATACATTTACAACAGGCATACCGAGCTAACATAGTAATCCATAGTTAATTGCTTCCGCTTCTTCAGAGATGGACTCTCTGCCTGTCTTGGCAATACGCGCTTTGATGGAGTTGAACTCTGAAAGGTTTGTAGAAAACTTAGAAACAGTTTATATCAATAGACTCGGTAGGAAAAACAAGGGAACTCGAGTACAAACCTTGGAGGCAAGTTTCTTTTCTTTACGAGCTTGTCTCTCCCTTTCATCATATTCTTGATTTTCTTTTTCCACCAGCCGAATGAGGGTGTCGCATCTCCTTGTTAGTTCCTGAGTTGTGCGCGACTTTACAAACCAATCAAAACGAAACAAGGGTGACATCCGAAATGCCCCCTTCAATTCATCCCAATTCCCATAGCCAAGTTTGTGAATCATGCATATCTACAAGTTTTGTTGCACGGTAAAATAATGTTAGAACTCTGTTATAGGAGAAAAAACTAAAAAAGTAAGGAGCTGGGCCATAAATGACTTCACTAGGAATAGACTACGAAAATGAAAATCAAATTAAATCCATACCATGAATCGATCACATTCTTCATTGTATAATTTCCCTTTGTTTTGTCCATATTGTATCTTCAACTCTAGCCAAGGATTCTTGTAGCGGTCCAACTTCTTCCCAATAGCTTTCATGATCTCATCTTTCCGAGCTATTCTTGACTCCCCTCTTTCAATGTTTTTAATAATTCTATCATAATCTACAGACATTAAACCAGAATAACATAAATAAGGAGACCCTAATATTTTAAGCAATATTGCCAATGGCAGAAGGCAGTCCAAGCCAATGATATCAAGTTTCAGCTGGTAAATTAACACACATAACAAAGAACCAATCCGTATGCATTTTAGGTGTCTAAATAAAATACTGCAGTCTACCCTGTCAGTCTTCAAATCTCATAGCCACAATTGTACATCAAAAATAGTAAACTGTATCACCAAAAAAATTCTACTACTGCAAAATATTCACATTTTAATATTCACAGCAACTTACCATTCAATTCCTTGTATCGCTCTTTGAAAACTTCTGCATATCTTTCGACTTCTTCTTCTGTCTTTCCTTCCATCTCAGAAGCAATACTTGTAATATCATTTCGGCCATATTTTTCACATGCCCTGATGAAAGTGTTAAAATCTTTTCGGCTCCATGATGAAAATCCCTATGTAAACAAAATACCAGAATTAAAACTATATATACAGATCTGTATTGAAAGGCTAATTTACAAACAAATTTGCTCACCTGCTCTAGCAGCTGCTCCTTTTCTTCAGACTCTTCTGCAGTCAATGGCTCTCCCCCCTCTACACATTCAACAAGCATGCCGATACTAAATATTTACATTTGCATACAAATAATAAGGTGAAATACTAAGCCAATGGATGCTTATGTACCTTCCGGTTCATCAACATCTATGGAGTCTTTGACCTGATTCTTCTGATGTGCTTGCTGAAATTTGTTAAACAATATCAATACCAACACATACATTATTGAAATAAACCTGAAAATGTGAATCAGCCTATGTTACCCACCATTAAGTAACGAACTTCCTTTTCATACAGCTCACTCAGCCTGTGTGTGTTGAAAAACTGAAAATCGTGCCTGAAGGAGAACAGAATTAAAAATTCAGAGGAATATTAGCAGTGTACTTCATAAAGAAGAAAATATTGCTTTAGTGAGAAGCTTACAATTGTGGCATCCTAGGAATTCGGGGTTCTTTTGGTTTAGTAGGAGCACTTTGGCGCATTGTTTGTTTGAAGTATTCAGACTCTGAGTAACTAGAATCAAACCCACAACAATCACCCAAAAGAATAATTATAAATCAGATTgtgaaaaaaaaatgaataaataaataaatcaaatatACAGTAGAAAGGGGCAGTGTTTACTTTCGCTTCCGTTCTCTTCTTGATGGCTCAACCCAGTTATCACTCACAAGTTTTTTGAAATCAACTTTGTTTTCATCCTTCATTGAAAATATGTACAGATGTTtgttaaaaaaggaaaaaatgaaGTTGATGCAAAAGAGCAAAATAACAACATATTCCATAAGGAGTAGAAAAGATAAAATGTCAACTTACTTTCTCATCATCAAAATCAAGCAAATCAGCAGCTACAAAATTAAAAATAGTAAATTAGTAACTTCTAACTTGCATAGAAGATAAAATGCCATATGTCATCAAAATCAGGCAACTTAGAAGGAAGCcataaaacaaaaaatataaaCATTACAAAGAAATTGAATTGGGCCTAACTCCACCATACAAAAAATCGGCTTGTAAAGTGGGGACCTCCTAAGCGTTAAAAACACTACAAAGACCATATCTCTAGACAAAGTGGAACTAAATCTACCCACCCCTTCACACCCAGCACGATGAAGGTGTCGGAGGATGCAATTAAGCCAACCCAAATGACAATTAGCAGCTAGAGGCAGGACCACAGAGAAGGCAGAATTTCCAATAATATTAGTAAAACTTCAAACTCCCATAGAAGTAAAAGACTTGTGTAGCTTTAGGTTTTTTGTTTATAGAATCAAAACTAATACATGAAATAATGATGACATGTTAATTGGTTCATCCTTTTCTCTTAAGGATATAGCTCAAGATAGATGAACCACATATTGAAACCAAACACGGCTTCTCCACTTCAACAAAAAGAGATATTTTCTATTTCTTAAATGATCAGAGCACAAGCATAGAAGCAAAACAAAAAATTTGAAGGGTATTATTTTAAGGTTCTTGCTTACTGTCGTCCATCTTGAATTTGATTGCATCTTCAGTAAATTTCTTCATCTTAGCATCAAGCTCGGCTGTTGACTCCTCTCCTTTGGCAATAATTCTGTCAATATCCTCATCTGTAATTGTACTGTCCTTGGAACTAAAAACCATTTCAGCACCGAATCTAACCATTTGAAGCAAATCATCTTTATTAACAGCTGCATATATAAACCAATTACACCATATCATAAAATGCATGTTACATGAAAGAATTTTTTAAAGAAAACAATTCATACTGAAAATCCTTACTCTTTTGTTCAGCTAACCGCCCTTGCTGAATCACCAGAGCATCAAGTGCAAGCTTTTTGTAAGCCCTTTCAATGACTTTTTCCTCAATTGTATACTGTACAATTAAATGATATAGATATTGACACAGAAAATAATAACTAGGAAACACCAATTTTCAGATGGCTGCCAAACACATCTTGTTGGATACCTTAAAAAGTTTGGGCTTACAGTTTTGAATTAATTTGAGTTTTAACTTCAATACAAATATTTTACTGTATCTACAATGACCAATGCTGATTTATGGAACATGAGTCATTATTTAATTTAGGATGTCTTCTTATGTTGCTGGATATCATTTTTATATAATATATCTAGTTTTGTCTGGTCATGATTCTAGAATTTGCTGTATAATATCCACAGATCAGTATACCGTTGTATGTGAGTGCTTACATTCGTGATTACTAGATAGAAACATATCACATGACAAAGTAGAGTATTACAAACCTCAGTGCAGAATCTGAAAACTTGAACTTCTTTCTTCTGACCAATCCTATGAGCTCGATCTTGAGCTTGTAAATCAGCTTGTGGGTTCCTGTTACAGCCCAAATATTAAACAAACAATCAATTGTGAACTTACAGCACCGATGCAAATAAGAACAGACACGGCCAGTCAAAAAACTCACCAGTCACTATCATAAAGAATGACAACATCAGCAGTAGCAAGATTGATACCAAGACCTCCAGCTCGAGTAGATAACAAGAAGACAAATTTCTCACTTCCTGGTTTGTTAAAAGCCTCAATGGAAGCATCACGATCATCTCCACCAGTATTTCCATCTATGCGACAATATTGGTATCCACGATACATCAAATAATCTTCAAGTATGTCTAGCAGCCTAGTCATCTGTAGAAGAGCCAAAAAATAAAATTAAGCACAAATGGATATGATCCCAAGCTGCATAAAATTAGCTGTTCATTCCCGAAGAGAATCTAATTATTACATTAAACTGACCTGTGAAAATATTAGGACCCTAGAATCCCGCTCTTTTAGTTTGGGAAGTAATTTATCCATTAGAACCATTTTGCCTGtaaattatatattttagaaaAAGAACAAATTTCCTACTAATGATCAGTCTGAATAGGACAATTAAGAATGTCAAAGGAAACAAATTTTACCAGCACTTGTAACAAGATGATCCCCTGTTATGTAGGGAGGTCCAGGTTCAGCACCTTGGAAAAGATATGGGTGATTGCAACATTTACGAAGTTGCATTGCTATATTTAGAAGTCGTTTCCGTTCTCCACCAGCATTTACAACCTCAAGATCCTTCTGCAGTAATGCCTTATAATATTGTTTCTGCATCTGGGACATGCCTACTTTGAGAATGGTTTCCTTTTTCGGTGGCAAGCCTTTCTCGACATCTGACTTCAACCTCCGAAGAAGAAATGGACGGAGGACCTGAAATATACataataaaaatatcattgtGTACCAAATTATCATATGTTCATAAGAGACAATAAACAATTAATGGTTTGAGGCTTACCTTGTGTAGTTGTTGAACAACCTCCTGTTGGTCATTTTCACCAGAGATTTGAAACCATTCATCAAAAGTTTCAGCAGAACTAAAAATTTCAGGCAGAAGAAAGTTGAGAAGAGACCATAGTTCATGAAGATTGTTCTGCAATATTAAAGATACTCAACTGTTTTAGCACATTTAGTACAGATAGAACAAGAAATTGAATAAGCAAGACTTCAAGGCTCAAAGCATTTAATTCAAAATTATTACTGTGCAGTGATGTTCAACCCAGTGTTGTGAAAACTATGCTTGACTGGGCAACCAACTGGTTCAACAGTTGATTAGACCATTGGCAGGTCTAATCAACAATGTGAATCAGTAATGCTATTCAACTAGTGGTAAACTGGTGAACAAATCATTAAAGTCAATGGCGAGGTTTGGACTTTATTTTAAAAAGAGAAAAAAGCTCAAAGCAGTGATGTTCAACCCAGTGTTGTGAAAACTATGCTTGACTGGCCAACCAACTGGCTCAACAGTTGATTAGACCATTGGCAGGTCTAATCAACAATGTGAATCAGTAATGCTATTCAACTAGTTGTAAACTGATGAACAAATCATTAAAGTCAATGGCGAGGTTTGGACTTTATTTTAAAAAGAGAAAAAAGCTCAAAGCAATGAATCACTGTTTCTCATGGTTGAACACAGTATAAGGCCACAATGTGCCACTCAAGCTTCAAGCAAGAACACTTTGTTATGGTTAATTGTGAGCATCATATCAAAATTAAATAAATCTAATGATTCAGATTGTTTTCTAATCAAAGGCATGTGACAATCTTTATTTCCTTTAATATAAAGGATTTTCCCTTTAAGATGCAAACATTTTGTACccaaaaaaaaaaagatttttcCTTTAACAAAAAGGATTTCAATTCCCTAGACAAAGCCAATTAAATATAACAGATTCTTGCCTAATAATAATCCCATCACATTAAAAGAAAGAGTGTAATAAGCTAGG includes:
- the LOC127073344 gene encoding ISWI chromatin-remodeling complex ATPase CHR11; translation: MGRASKSQPSSASNSEEEEEVENVNDQIDDDDEDELEAVARSASSDDDDNVPDEDEAAEYAEDDDNQDESNVNPEISKREKARLKELERLKKHKIQEILDAQNATIDASMNTKGKGRLKYLLQQTELFAHFAKTEEASSQKKTKGRGRHASKMTEEEEDEEYLKEEEGRLGNTRLVTQPSCIQGKMRDYQLAGLNWLIRLYENGINGILADEMGLGKTLQTISLLGYLHEFRGITGPHMVVAPKSTLGNWMNEIRRFCPVLRAVKFLGGPDERKHIREDLLVAGKFDVVVTSFEMVIKEKTTLRRFSWRYVIIDEAHRIKNENSLLSKTMRLYNTNYRLLITGTPLQNNLHELWSLLNFLLPEIFSSAETFDEWFQISGENDQQEVVQQLHKVLRPFLLRRLKSDVEKGLPPKKETILKVGMSQMQKQYYKALLQKDLEVVNAGGERKRLLNIAMQLRKCCNHPYLFQGAEPGPPYITGDHLVTSAGKMVLMDKLLPKLKERDSRVLIFSQMTRLLDILEDYLMYRGYQYCRIDGNTGGDDRDASIEAFNKPGSEKFVFLLSTRAGGLGINLATADVVILYDSDWNPQADLQAQDRAHRIGQKKEVQVFRFCTEYTIEEKVIERAYKKLALDALVIQQGRLAEQKTVNKDDLLQMVRFGAEMVFSSKDSTITDEDIDRIIAKGEESTAELDAKMKKFTEDAIKFKMDDTADLLDFDDEKDENKVDFKKLVSDNWVEPSRRERKRNYSESEYFKQTMRQSAPTKPKEPRIPRMPQLHDFQFFNTHRLSELYEKEVRYLMQAHQKNQVKDSIDVDEPEEGGEPLTAEESEEKEQLLEQGFSSWSRKDFNTFIRACEKYGRNDITSIASEMEGKTEEEVERYAEVFKERYKELNDYDRIIKNIERGESRIARKDEIMKAIGKKLDRYKNPWLELKIQYGQNKGKLYNEECDRFMICMIHKLGYGNWDELKGAFRMSPLFRFDWFVKSRTTQELTRRCDTLIRLVEKENQEYDERERQARKEKKLASKSSTPSKRVLPRQAESPSLKKRKQLTMDYYVSSGKKKK